GACGGGCCTTGCCCCCGGCCTCACCTACTACGCCCGCGTGCGCAGCCGGGACAAGAAGGGCAACGTGGGTCCGGCCTCGCCAGAAGTCATCATCAACCCGCAGTACCTCACGCCCAAGAGCATGCTCCAGGCCGTCTCCTTCGGCGCCCTCCCCCCCAACGGGGACTTCGAGGCGCAGGTGGACATCAACTCCCCGCCCGACGCCTTCACTCTCTCCGGCGGTACGTGGGGGCTCGACGCCGTCTCCTCCGGGGACAGCTTCGCCGGTGCCCGCTCGGTGGTGTTCCCCGCCGGGCGCGCCGCCGCCACCCTCACCGCCCAGGCCTTCACCGTGCGCTCCGGCGAGCAGTGGGTGTTCTCATGCTGGTACAAACAGGGCACGGCGCAGCAGGTGTCTGGCTTTCTGCGCGTCCGCTTCTACAGCGACCTATCCACACCGTTGCCGGTGGTCAACAACGCCAACCTGGGTGGAACGGAGTCCATCTACATCGCCAACTTCTGGCGTCGGCAGCTGCTCGCCCGGGAGGTGCCGGATGGCGCCCGGTACGTGGTGGTGTCCGTGGTGAAGGCCTCGGGGTACACGGGCTCGCTCACCGTGGACTCGCTCGATGCGCTTCGCCGCCCGGCCCAGGGCTCGTGGACGAGCGTCACCTACCAGAATAGGTGGATCCCGGCCACGCCGCCGGACGGGCGTTTCCAGGACGTCCGGTACCGTCGGGACGACTTCGGGCGGGTGGAGCTGCGCGGCGTGCTGCTCGCCCCCTCCCCCGTCACCTCCTCTCTGGCCTTCACCCTGCCAGAGGGATGCCGTCCCTTCGAGGCACCGCGGCTCATCCGCACGCACAACCAGAGCCAGTTGGTCTCCATCTACATCGAAACGGACGGGCGGGTGTTGGTAGTCGCCCCGGCCGGCTCGGAGATCCCCCTGGACGGCATCTCCTTCGAGACGAACAGCTAACACCCTCGGGCGCAGCGCTCACAGTCCACCGCCCAGCGCTTGCTCCCACCCTGGGCGCCGGCGTCGGAAACGAGGCGTAGCCGCCCCTCGCCCACCTTCACCCAGGAGCCACACGCGCACGCGGCCGCGCGTGCGTTGGGGCGGAAGCGCACCGGGCCGCGCGAGCACTGGGGCTCCACGTGGCTCACCCCCAGCTCGGCGGAGAAGTCCGCCTCCTCGCCCTTGCGAATGAGGCCTCCACAGGCCCGGCACGTGCCAGCCTTCTTCGCGACAATGACAGGCATTACGCCGCCTCCAGGTGCTCGCGCAGCGCCGCGAGGCCCTCCGCGCGCGCCGCCTGCAACTCCGCGAGGGTGCACCCGAGGTGCCGCGCGAGCTGCATGTCATTGAGGCGAGGGGTAGCGAGACCCAGGGGCACGCCCACGGCGAGGCGCTGCCGGCGCGGGAGACGCTCGAGGGCAGCCACCGCGGAGCCCTGGGCGGAGAGCTCCTCGAGACGATCGCCGCCAGTGTCGGCCACGTCCGAGGCCTCGCGCTCCTCGCACCGGGTGGCGCCCTGGGCCAGCGCCAGGGCCGTGGCCGCGTCGGCGCCCTCGGTAGCCAGGGCCTCCTCGAATGTCACCTCCTCGCGCTCCACCCGCTTCCTCGCGCGCGCGGCGAGCTTGCGGCCCCAGTGGGTGGGCCCCACCAGGCGGCCTTCCGCGAGCACGTTGCCCAGGTGCTGGCGCACCGCCTGGCCGACGTACGCGGGGTACAGGGTGCGGCCCGGCCCAGCCTTGCCCGGCACGAAACCACTCCAGAGCTTCTGCGCGCGCACCATGGCCTCCTGCAGCAAGTCAGAGCGCGAGAGGTACGTGCGCTCATGGCTCGCCCAGGCCCGGCGCGCCTCGGACTCCAGGAAGGGGGTGAGCAGGTGCAACAACTTCCCTTCCGCGGCGCGCTGCCGGCGGCTGCCCTCCGGCTGGCCCCGCGCCTCGCGCAGGGCTGTTTCCATGGCCTCGGCCAGTTCGGGGGACAGCAGTCCCTTCCCCCGGGCCGGCCGCTGGAAGGGCAGCACCAGCTGGGCCCCCACCTGCGCTGCCGGGGGCGTGCGGCCGCGCAGGTGGGGCCGGTGCGCGCGCTCGCGGCGCCGCACCTCGCGCCGGGGCACCTCGGCGAGGAAGGCGAAGGGCTGCTGCGCGGTAGTGCTGGGGACGGCGGCGAGCGCCGGGCGCGGAGACGCGCGAGCGGAGGAGCGCGAAGGGGCGGGACAGGCGAAACAGGCCATGCCGGCCCTTGTCCTCGCCGCACTGGTGTCCGTCCATTACCGGGCAGGAAGTCCCGCCGGCAGGGCCGTGCGCCCGTTGCCCTGGACGCGGATCCCCGCCCGCTGGAGTGTGCCCAGCACCTGTTGCTTGCTCACGTCGAAACGCTCACAGAGCGCGTCCACTGAGAGCTCCGGCTCGCGCTGGTACAACTCGACAATCCTCCGGTGGCGCCAGGCGCTCAACTCCGCCGCAGTGAGGCCCAGCAGAGGGCGCGCGGGGCCGAGCTCTTCACTCCGCTCCGCCGCCACCAGGTGGGCGGGCCGGGAGGGCGGAGTCTCCCCTCTCGCCCGGGCGAGCTTGTGCTTGTACACACACGTGCGGCAACGCCAGGGCACCATGCCCTTCGGGCCCACCTTCACCACCGTGCCGCACGCGCAGGTGATTCGGCTGGGGCGCTGAAAGCAGCTCATGTCCTCCTCCTGCCTGGGTTGAGAGTGTTTGGGGTGGCGAGCTCGGCGAGGGTGCGGCCCGCGCTACCCCGGCGCTTCGCGGGCTCGGTGAGGGCGGTGCGCTGCACGTCGCCGCGCACGGCCGCCAGCGCCTCCTCGGGCGTGGTGACGACGGCCACCGCGAGGCCCGCCACGCGCAGCCGGGCGTGGAGCTCCACCTGGGCGGGCTGCATCCGCCCACCCTTGCTCTTCACCTCGAGCAGCACCACCACGCCGCGGCGCACGCACAGCAAGTCCGGGAAGCCCGGGGCGGACACCGGCACCACCGTCCACCCGGTGAGTTGCAACGCCCGCACCACGGCGGGCTCGGCCTTGTCCCTCTGGGCGGCGTACCTCATGGCCGCCTCCGGCGCAGCTCGCCCACCGCGCGGGTGAGGCCGAGCAGCGAGGCCACGAGGCTCCCCGCGGAGAGCAGCCGGGGCGCCTCGCCCGGGGTGCCAAAGAGTGCGCAGGCGAGGAGTACGTGCGCGAGGAACACGAGGCGCTGTTGGCCGTGCGTCATGGCTCGCCCTCCCCCACGTCCACGCGCACCCCGGCAAGGCCGCACCACCCCGCGTGCTCGCGCACGAGAGGGCCGAAGTGCTCCTCGACGAAGCTCCGGCGAAACCTGTCTCCGGCGGAGAGCACCAGCACCCCGTTCGCCACCTCCCGCGGGCGCAGCGGCTCGAGCTGGCTCACGGCGTACTTGAAGCCCTGCCCACCCAGGGACGCGAGCACCTGCCGCCACGCAGTCCCCGCGGGGCTGTCCCCGGGTAGAGCCTGGGCCAGAGGTTCCGGTTTCGGCTCCTCGGGCGAGGCTTCGGTGGGCGTCTTCGGGTCCAGCGTCCACCCCCCGTGCAGCAGCTTGTCCGCGGGCGTGTGCCCATCGGGGCAGGTGCCCCGGAGAATCCACAGCAGGTCGGCCGTCCGGCGGGTGCGCAACTCCCCCCGGCACAGCGGGGAGCGCGGCACCCGGGCGAACACCTCGCGCCACTCCTCGAGCGGCCGCTCCTGCAACGCCGCCTCCGCGTTCGCGAGGAGGGCCACCGAGGTGCGCTCGGGCCACGGAGCGAAACCGCGCCCCGAGCCCACCACGAGCGTCTGCCAGGCCTCGCGCAGCGCCTGCACCTCGGCAGGCAGGTGGGCCGTGGGCATGGGCGCTCGGTACTCCCGGGCAGCCGCCGCGCGCGTCACGGTGAGGCGTCCGATCCTCGGCGGTGTGACGGGCGTGACGGGCGCCAGCGTGACGGAGGGAGGAGGAGGTGTAGTTATTTCTTTCTTCTTCTCCTCCTCCTGCATCACGTCACGCGTCACGCTGTCACGCTCGGCCGTCACGAGGCGTTGGCGTAGTCGGTAAGCCCTTGATCTTGCTGCCGCCTGAGCCTTTCGGCGCTCGTTCTCCTGGGCCTCCGTCATGCCCGGGTCCGTGACGCGCGTCACGCTGGGGGCGTGACGCGTCACGCGTGACGCGTCACGCACCTCCGTCACGCTGTCCGAGCGTGACGCGGGCGGTGGAGGCACTGTGGCCGGATCCCCGAGGCGCGCGGTGAGGGTGACGAGCGCCTGGGCCTGCAGGTGCAACGTGGCCTCGGCCCGCTCGGCCCGAGCCAGCGCCGCGGCCAGTTCCGCGCGCAGGGTGGCGACGTCCGCGTGGCACGTCATGCCGCAGCTCCTGTCTGTGTCCGGCAGCAGGGAGGGGGCACGGGCACCGTCCAGCGGCAGTCCGCGAAGTGGGGCGTCCCGTGGGAGCAGCGCGGCCAGCCCGGCTCCTCGCACTTCGCGCTCGGCAACCGGTACGAATGGAAGCGCCCCGGGCCGCCGCCGCTCCACAGCCGGCCGCAGTGAGCACAAGGCACCAGGCGCTGCACCCGCTGGGCAGGGAGGACGCTGTGCAGGGCGGTGTGAATGAAGGGTGCGGGGCCGCGGGCCCGGCCCGGCTCGTCCACGGTGAGCACCCGGGACAGCTGGGCCTCCAGCTCCTCATTCCACTGGGCGGCGCGGGCCAACGCCTTCTGCTCTGCTCGCGCGTCCCGGTAGGCGCGGCCGAGCCGCACGCGCAGCTCCTCCGGGGGCGTCCACATGGAGCGGCCGCCCCGCGTGGGCACCGGGGCAATGGGCACGGGCGTGTCCACCCAAAGCAGGACGGAACCATGCGCCCAGGGCGATAGCGCCGGTGCGAGGCTCGGAGAAATGCTTTCCAGCCGCCGCGCACGGGCCACGGCCACCACGGCGTCCGTCACCTGGGCGAGCTCGTGCTCGGGCACTTCGGCCCGGGCGAGGGCGAGCCGCTCCGCTGCGCGGCTGTCTTCCTCCGCGCTCGCGTGAATGGCGACGTACTCCCCGAAGAGGTACTCGTCCGCCGACGGCAGGCTGATGACGGGGCACACCCCGAGGGCCACGAGGGCGGCCCACGGGCGGCGGAGCGTCACGGCGAAGAGCCGCTGCTCGGTGATGATGGGCGCCGAGGTCATGCAGCCTCCCTCGCGGGTACCCGCTCGCCCAGGTTGGCGCTCACGAGGGCCTCGGCCACCTCCGGACAGACGCTGTTGCCGATGAGCCGCACCGCATCCGCCTTCGTGGTGCAGGCGCTCAAGTCGTAGTGCTCGGCGAAGCGGCCGAACTGCGCGCGCAGCAGCTCGTGGGGCTCGAGCATGCGCATGCCGATGTCGCTGATCTGGTAGTCGTGCCCCTCGACGGTGACGAGGCCCAGACGCGCCTTGGCGGTGATGGTGCGCAGGGGCGTGTCCAGACGCTGCCCTGCCGAGCCCTCGCCGTAGTAGGTGGTGAGGAAGGCCCGGACCTCGGCCACGTGGTTCCCTCCGGCGGTGAGCGTCGGCATGGGCTCCTCGAGGTCCGAGCCGGTGCATGTACCGCGCAGCTTCACCAGCGTGGCAGCCGCCAGCGAGTGGTGGTCCGTCGCGG
Above is a window of Cystobacter fuscus DNA encoding:
- a CDS encoding VRR-NUC domain-containing protein, which codes for MRYAAQRDKAEPAVVRALQLTGWTVVPVSAPGFPDLLCVRRGVVVLLEVKSKGGRMQPAQVELHARLRVAGLAVAVVTTPEEALAAVRGDVQRTALTEPAKRRGSAGRTLAELATPNTLNPGRRRT